Genomic segment of Cottoperca gobio chromosome 6, fCotGob3.1, whole genome shotgun sequence:
GTTTACCAAGTGTGCTGGTTCATGGCGGTCGATAAAGCAGTCATTAATGCAGATCGATTACAAACTCACAGCATGTCATTCTATTTCATTGCCCCATATTTTCATGCTCtggtttttccttgtgctgtgTAACCCCAGAACGGTGACCCGTAGCCCCCCCCCAGGTGTTGAGTGGTCACACTGCCAGTGTAGGATTCcctgtgtttactgtaactTGCCCGACACATTGGCAGAACACGTAGTTACTCAAGACATGTTTACTGAGGAGAGTTATGAGGCGGCATTGCCAAACGTTTCAAGTTCCTCGTCGCCAACCCCTACCTCTAATTTATATTCCTAGTCTCATGTTTATCCTGCTGCTATTTGGATTTACTGCCATGACTAAACATAATGTTATTTCTCTTTCAAGTGCTGCAATATATGACATGTTAGCAAGTCGCTCGGATTCTAAAAGCATGTTACTACATCAGAACTGTAATCTCAGTTTCATGtacatgttattttattattccaaATATTGGCCTAACTCAGCGTTCACTGCAGGCCGACCCAAGATGAAGGTGTGTGCCGAGCGTCAGTCCTCGTCATTGATAtcattctgatgttttcttctgaGATACTTTCTGAAGCACAACATTTCTTGCTAAGACAAAAAGAGCTTTCACTAAAACTGAATTTCCTCTCGACTCCCTCAGATATGCCTCGGCTTTTCCCAAGAATGTCAATGTGCGACGTTGATGAGAAGGTACGTCTGCTCGCAGAGAAAGTGTACGCCTCTGCCCTGAAGGAGGAAGACAACAAGGATGCTCTGGCTCTGTTCGACGTGCAGGAGGACTGTCCCATCGGTCTGCATGAGGACAGGCAGAGGACGCTGCAGAAGGAGCTGGCTGCACAGCAGTCTGAAGACTCTGCTAAGAAGTATGAATCTGTTTCTGCACAGTCCTTTGCATCTTAACACTCCAAGCAATAAAACATAGTTCTAATGTTTTGCATTGACCTTTGGCATATGTTAGTTTGAGAGTAATGCTTGTCCTGTGTGTCACTAGGAAGAAGAGTTTTATGTTGAAGCGTTCGCAGTCGACATCTTTTCAGATACCCATCGGTGGTGATCGGACCGATCGGTCTGGATCCGGAACGCACTCCCCGACTGCTCCTGATCCCTTTTCCTCAGAGGTCTTTCCAGACTTTCAGAGAGTGACCATCAGTGGAGATTACTGTGCCGGGGTAAACAGCAATAACAGTCAAGCATGTTGACCCGTGTTGACTAGACGTAGTATAAACATGTAACTGTAGCTTCACACATCTCTCTGCACTCAAACATGAGTACCGTCATTAACAACACGAGAGACCAAGACTTAAAGTCAATAAGCATGGTGGGGACCCAGTGAGGTTGCAATGCTCCTTTCCCACCAGGAAGTATTTTAGATTCTAACTAATATTGGgaacaaaaaatatttggctgAAGGGTGTCAGAGGAAAGGCCATGTTTTTACATCCTCTGGCAATTGTGGGACAATATAACTTATACAAAATTGATAAAGCCGAGGAATATAACCACCAGAATAAGCTAACGTAAAGCAACACCAGAAAGAGCGTGCGCTTAGCTGTGTGACATATCTTCAAATAATTAttgaagaaaaatacaaagcCAAGCTAACTTTTCTATTCCTGTTCCAGATCACAGTTGAGTATTACGAGCAGGCAGCCCAAAGTCTCCTTGGAGCGCTGTTCATCAGAGAGAAATACTCCAGACTGGCCTACCATCACTTCCCCAGGATCACGGCCCAATTCCTTCGCAACGCCAAAAATCAAAAGTGGCGAGTGGAGGATGAGATCATGCCAGGTAGGGGCATCCGAACTTCCTCTTAAAAGCCATTAAGCAGCGGCCCCTCTGAATACACAACTCTTTCCGGGACTATATACGTGTAACCCTATTTATAGAGCATGTGTCTCATAGTGTTCTCTAAACATAGATTATTCCACAGCAGCCCTTATGAAATACATCATGACTTGTAAATGATATTTTAACAAATGCATCCTGGTCAAATGTTGATTAGATACACAATTTATAATCATCCTTCCTATTTGTCATGATTTTATGATACTGTTCATACAACTCTTATTGTAAAGCATTGTCTATAGTTTAACCCTCATTTGCAGTTTTGTGTATTTCCTCCCATTGTCTCCAGACATCTGGCCTTCCCCTCATGAAGGGGAGGACCCGTACTCCATGGAGGGTATTCCTGAGAACCTGAACTACGAGTTGCAGATGAAGGATGGCATCGTTCACGTTTACGACAACGCCGAGGCTCTAAAACAACAGCAGCCTCACAGCCTTCCTTACCCCGACCTTGAGACCTTTGCCATAGACCTGAGCCATGTCCTCGCGATGATAGCCGACGGCCCGACGTGAGTACACAAACGTTTGAAATATTCTTAACAACAATAGGGCAAAAGGACCATTTAAACAGACGTGTACTGATGCTTCCCTCCCTGAACTGTGTGTCTTGtacatgaaatgttttgctgaTCTTATGTTGCCACACAGGAAAACCTACTGCCACAGGCGGTTGAACTTCTTGGCCTCTAAATTCTACCTTCATGAAATGATGAATGAAATGGCAGAGCTGAAGGAGCTGAAGTGTGTTCCGCACAGAGACTTCTACAACGTCAGAAAGGTTGGTTGCTATTTTTCAATGTAATACTTTGTAGAAACTCTGCATTAaaaatgatgtaatataatTCCTCCCAGGCTTTTACTCTGAAGGGCTGTCTCACTACAAGTTATTTCCAACTTAAGTGCAATAAAGTCGTTCACGTCGTCACAGTCTGCTTTATGTCAACACACAGGtggacacacatatacacgccGCTGCTTGTATGAACCAGAAGCATCTGCTGAAGTTTATAAAGACCACATACCATACGGAGACCGATCGCGTGGTCTTAGAGAAAGACGGTCAGAAGATCACGCACAAGGAAGTCTTCGACAACCTTAACATGGATCCCTACGACCTCACCGTGGACTCTCTGGACGTGCACGCTGTAAGAACAAATTCATTGCTGTCAAAAGGTTCTTAAAAACAATTCCAGTAACATTTCTGCCATATATCAGGTTTGCCTTGTATAATTTATCTAAAAAAAGATAACATCCTCGGGGACAATAGATCAAGTAATCACATAATAATTCCCCGAGCCTGCCAAGAATTAATTTGGTTTTAAAAATAACTACAGAAGATTTCACTAACCTGTTGCTTACAGACACAAGGATGCAATTATGGGTGCATTTCATACGGTGTTATGCAATCATTTTTATGTTCCATGCAAGGTCCTCTTTAATGTGTAATCTGAAAATAATCAACATGGTCATTTTGTTGGaatgaaaatgttattacaaGATGCACCCTCTCTCACGAATTACTCTCCTAGGGAAGACAAACATTTCATCGGTTTGACAAGTTCAACTCCAAATACAACCCTGTGGGAGCCAGCGAGCTGCGAGAGATCTACTTGAAGTCAGACAACCACATCAAAGGGGAATACTTTGCACGTATCATCAAGGTGTAGTATGAGTTTAAGTACTAATATCACTTAAATCATCAAATACAAGAAGAGAGATGTATTAATGATCAATCAAAAGAGTTCTACAGTGACTCTTTTCAAGAGTGCTGCAAcaattatacataatataccTATTTAATATTGGATTAATCCTTAAATCCATTAAAACAATGGTAGAAACGACTGTTCTCAGCCTCAATATGCAGATTTCCTGCGTTTCTCTTTCTTACGTCATATTAAACTggatatcttttggttttggactgaaaaaactaaacatttataCACATCACCTTCGACTTTGCGAAACTAAGATGGACacttttctaacattttataaagcaaacgattaatcgatgcTTCTAGAAATTAatttggcagattaatcaataatgaaaataatcgttagttgcagccacTGGGCTTTTCCTTTTGAAATAGCTGCAgagaaaaatgtgttaataagtCCTTGTACCTCTGTAACCagccaaattaaattaaattaattattaaattaattattaaattaattattaaattaattattaaattaattattaaattaattattaaattaattattaaattaattattaaattaattattaaattaattattaaattaattattaatctatttatacacaaaaagaagaagaattgtgctgagatttattttttaattgctgGATCACAGCACAAACAAACTGTTATAACTGGTTTGGGATGAGTTGTAGAGGCCTTGCGCCGACTGGTGGTGGACGACTGAAATGTTCCTGGACTACAGG
This window contains:
- the ampd3b gene encoding AMP deaminase 3b isoform X1, encoding MKKRDTPLCKQQSTPCFGKDMPRLFPRMSMCDVDEKVRLLAEKVYASALKEEDNKDALALFDVQEDCPIGLHEDRQRTLQKELAAQQSEDSAKKKKSFMLKRSQSTSFQIPIGGDRTDRSGSGTHSPTAPDPFSSEVFPDFQRVTISGDYCAGITVEYYEQAAQSLLGALFIREKYSRLAYHHFPRITAQFLRNAKNQKWRVEDEIMPDIWPSPHEGEDPYSMEGIPENLNYELQMKDGIVHVYDNAEALKQQQPHSLPYPDLETFAIDLSHVLAMIADGPTKTYCHRRLNFLASKFYLHEMMNEMAELKELKCVPHRDFYNVRKVDTHIHAAACMNQKHLLKFIKTTYHTETDRVVLEKDGQKITHKEVFDNLNMDPYDLTVDSLDVHAGRQTFHRFDKFNSKYNPVGASELREIYLKSDNHIKGEYFARIIKEVSKDLEESKYQHAEPRLSIYGRSASEWESLATWFIQHKIHSPNMRWMIQVPRIYDIFKSKQLLPNYAKMLENVFLPLFEATVNPQKHKAIHVFLKYVTGFDSVDDESKHSDHMFSYKSPKPEAWTTDDNPPYTYYLFYMYANIMVLNNLRKERGLNTFQFRPHCGEAGSITHLVSAFLTADNISHGLNLKKSPVLQYLYYLAQVPIAMSPLSNNSLFLEYSKNPLREFLQKGLCVSLSTDDPMQFHYTKEALMEEYAIAAQLWKLSTCDLCEIARNSVLQSGLSHQEKKHFIGYNYLQDGPEGNDIRRTNVAQIRMAYRYETLCNELSFLVDAVKTDVGTNPAE
- the ampd3b gene encoding AMP deaminase 3b isoform X2, with amino-acid sequence MARITAEDMPRLFPRMSMCDVDEKVRLLAEKVYASALKEEDNKDALALFDVQEDCPIGLHEDRQRTLQKELAAQQSEDSAKKKKSFMLKRSQSTSFQIPIGGDRTDRSGSGTHSPTAPDPFSSEVFPDFQRVTISGDYCAGITVEYYEQAAQSLLGALFIREKYSRLAYHHFPRITAQFLRNAKNQKWRVEDEIMPDIWPSPHEGEDPYSMEGIPENLNYELQMKDGIVHVYDNAEALKQQQPHSLPYPDLETFAIDLSHVLAMIADGPTKTYCHRRLNFLASKFYLHEMMNEMAELKELKCVPHRDFYNVRKVDTHIHAAACMNQKHLLKFIKTTYHTETDRVVLEKDGQKITHKEVFDNLNMDPYDLTVDSLDVHAGRQTFHRFDKFNSKYNPVGASELREIYLKSDNHIKGEYFARIIKEVSKDLEESKYQHAEPRLSIYGRSASEWESLATWFIQHKIHSPNMRWMIQVPRIYDIFKSKQLLPNYAKMLENVFLPLFEATVNPQKHKAIHVFLKYVTGFDSVDDESKHSDHMFSYKSPKPEAWTTDDNPPYTYYLFYMYANIMVLNNLRKERGLNTFQFRPHCGEAGSITHLVSAFLTADNISHGLNLKKSPVLQYLYYLAQVPIAMSPLSNNSLFLEYSKNPLREFLQKGLCVSLSTDDPMQFHYTKEALMEEYAIAAQLWKLSTCDLCEIARNSVLQSGLSHQEKKHFIGYNYLQDGPEGNDIRRTNVAQIRMAYRYETLCNELSFLVDAVKTDVGTNPAE